ggggaagcacggcagatggcagcagcagcagcaacctcAGCAGCAGCACTAGCGTCCAGCACCCAACAGGGGCCGCTGGGATGAATACCGCCTGGTCGAGACCTTGAACCAGTGCCAGGCCATTCCATCCTCAGCTGCTCTCTCTTGCCCGGAGAGGAGGAGGGACGACCGGAGGGCAGTTGGGAGGCCTACTTCAGTGCTACTGAGGCTGAGAACCCGTGCGCTGCCTGCGGGGAACAGGGCCACTTTGTGGTCAGCTGCGCCGCCTTccaggaggagaaggagagggagcaCCATGCCCGTGCGAAAGGAGCTACGACCTCCTGCACCTTCCTATGGCTGGGGAAGGATTGTCTGCCGCTCCTATCTACATCGCCATGGGGCTGCCTGTTTATCCCGCCTCCATCACCAGGGgaagaagtggagctcccgcacTGCTTGCTTGGCTGGGGGCTTCCCTCCCACCATCGcttcccgagggtccactgctgctgttgCCTATGGAGGCACTGCTCTTGTCCTGTCCCGCAGCACCCGGGGCTGCCTATCCCGCAGCGTCCGGGGCTGCCTGTCCCGCACCGCCCGGGGCTGCCGGGCTCACTACACCTGGGGCTGCTGAGCCCTCAACGGCTAGGCCTGCCGAGCTTGCATCACCTGGGGATGTTCATCCCTGCCCGGGGGGACATTTACTCTGAACTGCCTGTCGTCTCTCAGGCATCGATTCTCCAAGTCAGACCGGCTGTGCAATAACAGTAGCCTCTAGTAAAGATGTCTTTTTGCAACTCACAGAATAAAATCCTACTTTTTCGGTAATGTACTGTAGGAGTTAATAAGCAGGATACTGTAAAATGCTGTCTGGAATCAAATCATATTATTACAGAGATAGACACTGATTCTAAGATTGAAATGTACTACAACAGAAGCTGTGGGTGGCAGTATATAGCATATAAATGGAACACATTTTTTGCAACCCCCTGAAGAAAttgtagattatatatattttttttaattctgtaccTTAGCTGGTAATAAGCAGGATATTGTAAAGAATGCAGTTCTCAAATACATGCTGCAAACTTAGTTGGAAAAGGATGTGCTTGATATCAAAATTAGGTAACCGAGTAACGTTTAATCCGCATAAGGGTATCACAGGGTTCATCTGATGAAGAGTTAACATGCTATATTTTATAGGAAGTTGCACTTCCCAGTTGGACAGTGCTTCTCAGGCTGAATAAGCCAGTTTGGTCACCAGGGCATCCGATAAAGAACGAGCATGTGTGACTTGTATATGTGTGACATCCATATTTATAATCTGCTATTGTGCTGGCTGACCATCGGGGCCCTACAccatgtgtcatatattgctttTCCACATGGAATCGCAGCTAGTGCTTTAGTTAGGTATACAGTACGCTGCGCAGGTCACCAGGTCATATCCTCAAATACATACTAAGGCGTTCTGTTTCTCTAATGTAATTTGCTTCCCAGCTAAATGACAAAATGTCCTTTTATTATCCCCCTGGCTGCTTCAAGGATAGTGCTATAAAAAGGATGGTGAAGTCGTTTTCGTGCTACTACCAAGGTTTCAGATTGAAACAGTATGATCTTGATCAGGTCAACCCAAAAATAATTAGACCTGCGAACTTTTCTCATTTACACTGTGCCCGAAACATACTGACTCATCAATATTCCCGTTGCTGGTTTCTTAACTCTTTTCATCTGGGATATGACAGCCGCATGGCTTTTAAAGCCTTATTATATTAGTCTCCAAAGCTTGTTTGGGGTTTTCTTTTCTACCAACAGATTTTAGATGGGTTTAGATAATTAGTTTAAATCTTGAAAATTGACTGGCATTTACCTCCAAATGTCTCTCTCTCAAAGCTTTGCTAGATGTTTATATACACTGACAGAGGGGGACAAAATCAGCTGTTCCTCCTCATCTCGCTGCAGTGAACTCCACTGGCCAGGTAACCCGGTGAGCTTCAGTTCTCCAGAGTTGCTGTGGAGAATTGCTATGGTGAGAGAGcttaattggacattccaaaagaaaacctTGTAGAATAATTGAACACactaaatgtgtatatatatgtgtgtatatatatataatatatatatatatatatatatatatatatatatatatatatatatatatatacacacacacacacacacacacagtaccagtcaaagtttgagtacacctgcttgaaaccaggtttttcttgattatctatgcttttaactctataaacttgtctataaacactttatttcattatatgatacgtgtacttatataagctgataatcataagtgaattgcattcaaaatttttaatttttaaatgaaaatgtaaatcttgtgaATTTCTATAAAATGgccacccaaagcaaggggatttcagtctgaagcccaagtcagttaaaagtctgaaatgtgtataacacggtgttagaacactgtctttgttgtatgttttctgagttaactagcatgttacctaattaaccttttgtcaccaattattgtcaACAGGTGAAGGTccattactataaatataggtagcataggcacaactttgtcattcctgaatgtaagggagcagaaaatggcaaaacatgctcagttaagcaaagaaaaaagaaaaagcaaagaaaaaagtctgtaattactttaagaaatgaaagtctatctttaagacaaatcgcaagaactttgcaagtgtctgtaactgctgtggccaagaccagaCAAGACCTGTCCTTGTGTCCATGGCATTGCAGTCGCCCCAAGCTGTGGTGCAACTGCTTTTTGAGCTCTGCACAGCATCCCAGGCACGCCCCGATCAGCTTAAAGCAAGGTGAGCCTCCCGCCTATCTGGTCGCTTAGCAACGCGTCTCCAGGTGCATGTCGCAGCTCATTTCTCCCAGACACACAGTCCACGAACCAGCAACAGGGCTCCCAAAAACAAATGCGTGGTTTTGTTTGGTTCCTCTGATGCATTATTGATTGAATTGCTTTGGTAAGTTGACTGGCTGTAGTACAGTGACAGTACAGAACTAAAGCATACAGTAGTTCAAGCAAAGTTCAAGCACTTGAGAACCCTTGCAAAAACGGTGGACCGAGGAACAAAGTTAAGTCAGGAAGCGATATCTCAGTATCTCCTGCTCTCTCTTTTTCAGTATTACTGCTGTAAGAAGAAGGAGGAGtcggaggaggatgaggaggagccAGACTTTGCCATGCACTCCCATCTCCCGCCTGTCCACTGCAACCAGAATATAGTGGCAGCCGCCAATGGACCAGCTGTCTTCACCCCTCCCCTGGCCAGGAAACTCGTCCGCTCCCAGACTTACTGCCCCAACTGCACGCACTCCGAGTTGCCCTTCTACCTGCAGCATCCTGAGGAACTACGTAACGGGGGTGACCGTGTCAGCTATAGGACTGTCCAACAGGAGGACCTGGACTTGCCTATGGAACTAGCCAGTTTCCATAAGCTCAACCTGACACGTTCTGTCACAATGAAGGAGATCTTCTCTCACAGCAGGAGCATTAGCACTGATGTCTAGCTTGAAAGACCATGGACTCTGGCATAGGGGACTATTTCCGCATACAGACACACACccatacacagagagagagagagacacatctATGTGCACACGCTAACCAACTTTTGAATTTTGTATGACTATTTTCCAGAGTTCCACTGAGTTCAGTTGAAACCTGTAACTGTCCAAGGGAAGGTTGTCTTTTTCTTATTCTTGCAGGACGAGGAtttttctctgtgtctctgagaGAAAGAGAAATTCCTTCCAGGACTCCCCCCCCAGTCATCCATTTTGAATCTTTCACCTCCTAAACACATTTCTGGCCCTCTCTTATCTTCTCCTTCGCTGCTAAAAGAGTCTCAGGAGATAAAAGGAGAACGAGGGTTTGCTAATAGAAATCTGATTCCCAGATTtgaaatgtttcagctagtgtgAGCTTCACCTCTGCAGTCTCCTCAATGTGTCCACCTAATTTCGTAGAACACAGTTCAGTAAGGAAAGCAGTTATTCATTTGTACAAAACATTGAGTGGAAAAGGAATACTGATGCCATTTTGCTTGGTTATGGCTTGATAATTGTGTCAAACTTGGTTGGAGTTTAAGGGGTTAAATTCTCATCTTATCCTCATCCCTTGCTTCTATCTGCACATTCTCATTCTTCCTTGTAGATCCTGCATGCCTTTTCTTTCCTCTGCATATTCGTCAGCATCAAATAGGAGCGAAGAGCCCAGTTTCTGCTCTGGGCACTAAACAATGACTGAAGCCAATGAATGTATTTGCTGTTATCACTATCGAGAGAATCTTATTAGAGATGGCTGTGCTGCACTCCATCAGGCATTactattgtctgttttttttaagacttgGGGTAGTGCATTCaatctttctttttataagaaaaaacaaaagggcagattttaattgtgtgcattgttttatatGGATAATGGAACTAGTGAACTTGTATATCAGTTTTTGGCTTCTCTGTGAAAAGGACTGGAGTGGTTCCGGTTTGAATTTAATGTCATCAGCCTCCGAGGTGATGTCATTACGTACGCCTCAGTTTCCTACTTTGTTTGAGTAGCAGCCGCCATTACACAGCAAAGAGGCTGGTACTGGAGTcgattcattttttttctcttttctttcaaaTGCAAGTGTTACATTTGCTTTAGCAGACCACAcagtgttaataaaatgcagattcATTTTAATGTCAGTAAATCATAGGGGGCAAGTGTATACATTttggcttttctttctttttattgcttTGGTTTTCTTGGATGTTTCTTTGTATTGGTGTTCGTGTTCTTGGACAGTTCAAAGCCTTTTCTTTTATGTATCTCGCCATTTTATGCTAACAGTAAATGCAGAAATGTTACTGAAATGGGTGGAATTTGGAAGAGTAAATGAACGCAATGTTGATAATAAAATGCAGTGAAAATCAACCGTGGATCTTTAGGGTAGATTTTCTTTTACAGGATGTTTCGTTCCAGCAGCATGCTGCGTGCATTTCCAGAACCCTGACGGTTGGTCTTCATAATGCAAGTGATGTTCTTGGCTTTGAAAAAGATGGGAATGTGATGGGATGCAATGTGGATTGTAATGCCCCTGGGCTACGCATAATGTTTAAAGGaggttgacaaagttaaccctagccaatacttacaatcacagcacagaaaccaggaccaaagaacacagctggaaattaaatggagacTGACTAAGGAcggagggtaggagacacttctttacatagAGAGTGGTGAGGCTAGGGAATAGGTTACATAACCATGTTGTTGTTGTGGAGTCATTGACTTAATAGCTTTGAGACTCTAGCCCAAAGTTTTCCTGGGCCTCGAGTTTCTGTTGTTGTCCTGCCTGAGCTAGCATGGGGGAGTGAACAGCTTTAGAGCATTCCAGAAACAAGAGATCCTTGTTCTTGATAGTACTGTTCTAAGTTGTGTTGGATAGTAAATCAATTCTTTCCCTTAATAATTTCtacagattctcaaagctttatACTCCAAATCATTGTTGTCACAAGGTAAACAAGGTTGGTGTCTATGGATAATGTGGTTTATAAGAtgcataaacatttaaacatcttAACATTTTAACTCAATTAGTAAAGGAGTACTCCAATTATCCATTTCTGTAAATTGTCTTGATGGTTTACCAAAAAGCTATATACATTATTCATATccacataaatacatttattaaaatacaaacatgtttatcacaattttatatatatatattatatatatatatatatatatatatatatatatatatatatatatatatatatatatatatatatatataattttatacttTCCATGtacacataaaacataaacacagaAGGTTAGGATAACATTGAAATTGCAACTACATTTAATAACATACACAACAATTTAAGTCTAGACAAGCATAAAGatgtatcatttattttgcaTGGAATGTCTATAAACATCTAATGAAATTCGTGTCTGGGTTCATTGGGATGAAGATGCCCTTGGTGTGCACTCAGGGATTCAGTTATAAGGAAAGAGTGCTTTTGCGATGATGGCTGTTTTTAATTGGAAGAGACAGTGCTCTAAGAGTGTCTCTTGTAGAGTGCCTATCCAAGCCTGCAATACGTTGTCGTTTTGAGAGGGTCAACCAGCAGCAGTGACCGAAAGCCACTTTGTTTATGGGTGACGGTGTTTCCCACATATGGCTCGCTGTCACCCCCAGTGGAAGGAGAGAGGGGTGCGGAACAAAATCCCTGCTGTGGATCACAGGATGGTGCAGTTACGGCCTTTTACTATTTTAGTGTATTTATCCATTTATATTTGACTTAATCAGCTAAATCCTTGGAATGAGAGACTTGAATAATGCCTGGATGCTTATATGTGTGACCAGTATGACTGTAGACTTGAATTCACAAGTAAATCTGTCAGTATGTATGTCAAAAGCGTGGAGTATGTAAAGCTTCTATCCATATGTAAAACTTCAGTGCAGTACATACACTGTAGGCTAATAAGCTTATCTAATTAATGGACTGTAAAAGCATGTGCTAAACCttggactggaaaaaaaaaattggtaggCAAATGGAGGACTGTCGGGGAATGAATAATACTACAGTATAAAGGAATTATTGGAGGTAGGTGAAATGATTTATAAATGGGAattatacaaaaaacatgagACATATATTTTTGTCTCATTGCAGATTGGACAGTACACTGAGGATGGAGTCAGGTTATAATGTGAAATATAAACTGGGCCAGAATCTTATCTCCACCTCCCCAATATTCTTAACCCTGCTCTTCTATTATTGGATTTGTACCATCCAGTCCCCTCTGACAGGTCCAGTCTCACCTACAATAATACATAAGAGCCTGTAAATGTTTCTCACATTTACTAGCATTATACAGGCATAATTTGCATAAAAAcaagataaataacaaacatgcatATAGGGGAGGCACAAATGTTTGGGTGAACCATTATTCTTTTACACCATAAAACTCATAAAacttgttttaaggaatgttttctttaggactgtttttttaaagcctgttttgataaattaaatCAACTGTTTGAGTgagtttattagttttattcaagTTTGACAGCAaccttataaaatgtttttaacttcattgttttttttaaacacttcaaaacacTGTCCTTAAACATTCCTTAAAGTGTGGTGCAAAAGGCCCATTCCATGCTAACACTTGAAATAATGTGTTTGCACATCGTTGTTTAATATTAAAGTACATTGTGTTCCTTCTCGTTTTTCTGACTGATAATGTTATGACACGCTTGTATGTGCATGCTTGCTCCCTGGCCATGTCGCAAGAAAAAATGCACAAAGAACCACTCATCTCTTACCAAGGGTACTACTACTTTTTTGCTTAGTTAGTACATTTCTACTGCTTAAATTAATTGTACCTAAGAACATATGTATAGTATATTAAGTACTGGATGTACAATATGCAATGACTTGTACTATTTGGTGAAATATCCCCTAAATTATTTGGCAAAAATGTTAGCAATTTTTTATTAACACTGCTTAGAAGTCATGaactcaatatggcagccattaGACCAATGGTTTTGTCAAGTATTCTGTCTTTATGTATCCCTGAAACATGCGTCTGTATCTCAAGTGGTGTCTGAGATATGTCCTGTTGAAAAAATGGtggatttacaaaaacaaataagctcCTCTTAGAGGGATGCTTAATAAACCATGCATAGTACTAGCCAGACTATATTGTATGCAAGTACTACCTGAATTACTTATATATTAGTAAATGTGCTGTACTATTTATCCACTGCTACTAAGTACTTATCATAAGTATTAAAATGTAGCAGTTATTGATCGTGACTACTGGCTTTAGTTGCATCAGCATCAGTGCTGAGTGGCACCTTTTAGTTCAGGACAACATGATCAGAGTTTGGTGTAGACGGCAAGCCCATATAAACACATTGTTCCTTAGCCCTCCAGGTCAGCACCATAGTCCCTCACCACTGAGCTGGAGTCAGGAGGAACAAGAGCACCTGGTCAGGCTGGTCTTGCAGCTGGTGAGGGTGTGTGTAAAGTGATTGCCACATTCCAGACCTCACGACTCGTTCAGTGTTGTCACCCTTTGGAGGGGATGCTGGATGAACACGTCAAGAGCAAAAACTGTTTACCGGCATTGTGCAGCAGCGTTTTGAACACACCCAATGAGAGGTCCATTTTAGGTGGATAGACGAAGTCTTCACctcaaccccacccccacccctaccCCCAGGCTGTGTTAAGACAGCGTGGCCCGACAAGACCGACAACAGGCCTTACTATAGTACCAGTGCCCACACAGATTCACCTTCAGAGCCAAGGAGCAGTTTGTGCTGAGCTGGTCCTGGCAGTTCTCATCTGAGAAACAGGATAGAAATCACATTAATATCTGGATTTCAAGATCATAAAAACATTACAACAGAGCTGTGCATTTTGTCcaaatattgtttctttttaatcactatTGTGTTGGTCATCCTGGATTGTGTTTGCAGTTATGACAACATTATCTTTATTTGTAGACATCTTAAGAACAAGAAAATGTACGAGCAAGAGGAGGCCCATTAATGTTCATctgattcctagtagctgacaggcctcaaaactttgtcaatttgcatcttaaaggatcccagtgattcagcatcaatgtgactaggtagcccattccgtACCTTCCCCACTCTGTGAAGGTGTCTCCTGCACACAGAGTggcgagggtatggaatgggttctGTGGTTAAGAAGGTCCTGGTCCAGTCTcactttttaaaggtttgttttaaCCTGTCATACAATATCTACAAGTTGAGTATTCCCTTTATTTGTATATTACCAATCATGAGCACTGTCATATATCAGACAGTTAAAGGGATATCATTTTCTCATTTAGTACCATTATTGTTATGTTTTACTGGTACTCTCTGTTGTCATTTCTGCTTCTTTCCGAAAAGACTGAtgcatttctgaagtgaggtggttttagaATGACCACTAACATTTCCATTGCAGTTGCAGGGGGGGCTGCAATGGTAGCTACACACCCCTTGtggtcatttaaaaacacacacacacacatgtcgt
This genomic window from Polyodon spathula isolate WHYD16114869_AA chromosome 52, ASM1765450v1, whole genome shotgun sequence contains:
- the LOC121307053 gene encoding protein FAM163B-like — translated: MTAGTVVITGGILATVILLCIIAVLCYCRLQYYCCKKKEESEEDEEEPDFAMHSHLPPVHCNQNIVAAANGPAVFTPPLARKLVRSQTYCPNCTHSELPFYLQHPEELRNGGDRVSYRTVQQEDLDLPMELASFHKLNLTRSVTMKEIFSHSRSISTDV